The Streptomyces xanthii genome has a segment encoding these proteins:
- a CDS encoding acyl-CoA carboxylase subunit epsilon, whose product MSGVETVLRIERGRANEDELAALTAVLLSLAPVPQPVEVESARAGSCWWRRPAGYLSPGSWR is encoded by the coding sequence ATGAGTGGTGTCGAAACCGTGCTCCGTATCGAGCGAGGGCGGGCGAACGAGGACGAACTTGCTGCTCTGACCGCGGTGTTGCTGTCCCTGGCCCCCGTGCCGCAGCCGGTCGAAGTTGAATCGGCAAGGGCCGGTTCCTGCTGGTGGCGACGGCCGGCGGGCTATCTCTCGCCCGGGAGTTGGCGCTGA
- a CDS encoding tautomerase family protein, protein MPFIDVKIYDRRLTPETERALIERLTQATVDVFGEDVREQTWIALTGVPPQRWGIAGKPGA, encoded by the coding sequence ATGCCCTTCATCGACGTCAAGATCTACGACCGCCGGCTGACCCCGGAGACGGAGCGGGCCCTGATCGAGCGGCTGACCCAGGCGACGGTGGACGTCTTCGGCGAGGACGTGCGCGAACAGACCTGGATCGCGCTGACGGGTGTCCCGCCGCAGCGCTGGGGCATCGCGGGAAAGCCGGGCGCCTGA
- a CDS encoding cytochrome P450, which produces MAQKTLPAPRPTVEDGGHRLFGWLRQMRDEHPVHEDEYGVFHVHRYADVVAVSSDPAVFSSELHRLRPDSEALTEEILSVIDPPLHRTLRRLVSTAFTPRTIAALEPRIVELAGQLLDGIEGDSFDLIGDFAYPLPVIVIAELLGVPAEDRTLFRSWSERMLSMQVDDPADMQFGDDAGEDYEKLVKEPMKAMHAYLLGHVEDRRKNPGEDLISRLVAAEVDGERLTDRQIVEFGGLLLMAGHVSTSMMLGNTVLCLEENPEVAAAVRADRTLIPAVVEEVMRLRPPITVMARVTTQDTEIAGVRIPAGRMVVPSLLSANHDERFFPDPERFDPARDNRQQIAFGHGIHYCLGAPLARMEGRIALEALLDRYADVRVTEGAPLRYHRDGLFGVRNLPLTVRRA; this is translated from the coding sequence ATGGCCCAGAAGACCCTGCCCGCCCCCCGGCCGACCGTCGAGGACGGCGGACACCGACTCTTCGGCTGGCTGCGGCAGATGCGGGACGAACACCCCGTCCACGAGGACGAGTACGGCGTCTTCCACGTCCACCGGTACGCCGACGTGGTCGCCGTCTCCTCGGACCCGGCGGTCTTCTCCTCCGAACTGCACCGGCTGCGCCCCGACTCCGAGGCGCTCACCGAGGAGATCCTCTCGGTGATCGACCCGCCGCTCCACCGCACCCTGCGCCGGCTCGTCAGCACGGCGTTCACGCCGCGCACGATCGCGGCGCTGGAGCCGCGCATCGTGGAGCTCGCCGGGCAGCTCCTTGACGGGATCGAGGGGGACTCCTTCGACCTGATCGGGGACTTCGCCTACCCGCTGCCGGTCATCGTGATCGCCGAACTGCTAGGCGTCCCGGCCGAGGACCGCACCCTGTTCCGGTCCTGGTCCGAGCGGATGCTGTCGATGCAGGTCGACGACCCGGCGGACATGCAGTTCGGGGACGACGCGGGCGAGGACTACGAGAAGCTCGTCAAGGAACCGATGAAGGCGATGCACGCCTACCTTCTCGGCCACGTCGAGGACCGCAGGAAGAACCCGGGCGAGGACCTGATCTCCCGACTGGTCGCCGCCGAGGTCGACGGCGAGCGGCTGACCGACCGCCAGATCGTCGAGTTCGGCGGCCTGCTGCTGATGGCCGGGCACGTCTCCACGTCCATGATGCTCGGCAACACGGTGCTGTGCCTGGAGGAGAACCCCGAGGTCGCGGCCGCCGTCCGGGCCGACCGCACGCTGATCCCCGCCGTCGTCGAGGAGGTCATGCGGCTGCGCCCGCCGATCACCGTCATGGCGCGGGTCACCACCCAGGACACCGAGATCGCCGGGGTCCGCATCCCGGCCGGGCGGATGGTCGTCCCCTCGCTCCTGTCCGCCAACCACGACGAGCGGTTCTTCCCCGACCCCGAGCGCTTCGACCCCGCACGGGACAACCGGCAGCAGATCGCGTTCGGCCACGGCATCCACTACTGCCTCGGCGCGCCGCTCGCCCGCATGGAGGGCCGCATCGCGCTGGAGGCACTGCTCGACCGCTACGCCGACGTGCGCGTCACCGAGGGCGCACCTCTGCGCTACCACCGCGACGGACTGTTCGGCGTGCGGAACCTCCCGCTGACCGTACGGCGAGCCTGA
- a CDS encoding DegT/DnrJ/EryC1/StrS family aminotransferase, whose amino-acid sequence MSAVALAGGTHRVPFARRGSVLGEADLAALAELVRAEGTLTSGVWRDRFEERFRERIGARHALTVTSGTVALELATRLLDLAPGDEVIATPQTFQATIQPLLDHDVRVRFCDVDPDTLNMDPDVLETLVTDRTRAIFLVHYGGNPADMDRIMAIARRHGAIVVEDSAHGIGTLYKGRHPGALADIGCFSFHSTKNITTLGEGGMITLARDEWAERVLRIRDNEVDGVFTPRTDAGEERPALLPWMKFADSVYRHTAVGIRGAGTNATMSEAAAAVGMVQLDSLDRFVDRRRWIAGRLDEALSAFPGVRLHRAAPDSRHSYHLYTFFLTAGREVREHFVRAVDLLGVEIQLRYFPLHLSPEWRLRGHGAGECPQAERVWFEEHMNLPCHPGLTDDQVDHLVTAVTRAMREAYEKAGAKAHLARTA is encoded by the coding sequence GTGAGCGCCGTGGCGCTGGCGGGCGGCACCCACCGGGTGCCGTTCGCCCGCCGCGGCAGCGTCCTCGGCGAGGCCGATCTCGCGGCCCTGGCCGAACTGGTGCGGGCCGAGGGGACGCTGACGTCCGGGGTGTGGCGCGACCGCTTCGAGGAGCGCTTCCGCGAGCGGATCGGCGCCCGGCACGCCCTGACCGTGACGAGCGGCACGGTGGCCCTGGAGCTGGCCACCCGGCTGCTCGACCTCGCCCCGGGCGACGAGGTGATCGCGACCCCGCAGACCTTCCAGGCCACGATCCAGCCGCTGCTCGACCACGACGTCCGCGTGCGGTTCTGCGATGTGGACCCCGACACCCTGAACATGGACCCGGACGTCCTGGAGACGCTGGTCACGGACCGCACCCGGGCGATCTTCCTGGTCCACTACGGCGGCAACCCGGCCGACATGGACCGGATCATGGCGATCGCCCGGCGGCACGGGGCGATCGTCGTGGAGGACAGCGCGCACGGCATCGGCACCCTGTACAAGGGCCGCCATCCGGGGGCGCTCGCCGACATCGGCTGCTTCAGCTTCCACTCGACGAAGAACATCACCACGCTCGGCGAGGGCGGAATGATCACCCTGGCCCGTGACGAGTGGGCGGAGCGGGTGCTGCGCATCCGCGACAACGAGGTGGACGGCGTGTTCACCCCGCGCACGGACGCAGGCGAGGAGCGTCCCGCGCTGCTGCCGTGGATGAAGTTCGCCGACTCGGTGTACCGGCACACGGCGGTCGGCATCCGCGGTGCGGGCACCAACGCCACGATGTCGGAGGCCGCGGCCGCGGTCGGCATGGTGCAACTGGACTCGCTGGACCGCTTCGTGGACCGGCGCCGCTGGATCGCGGGCCGTCTCGACGAGGCGCTCTCCGCGTTCCCCGGGGTGCGTCTGCACCGGGCCGCCCCGGACAGCCGGCACTCCTATCACCTGTACACGTTCTTCCTGACGGCCGGCCGCGAGGTGCGCGAGCACTTCGTACGGGCTGTCGACCTGCTCGGCGTGGAGATCCAGCTGCGCTACTTCCCGCTCCATCTGTCGCCGGAGTGGCGGCTGCGCGGCCACGGCGCGGGCGAGTGTCCGCAGGCCGAACGGGTCTGGTTCGAGGAGCACATGAACCTGCCGTGCCACCCGGGGCTCACGGACGACCAGGTCGACCACCTGGTGACGGCGGTGACCCGGGCGATGCGCGAGGCCTACGAGAAGGCGGGCGCGAAGGCGCACCTGGCCCGCACGGCGTGA
- a CDS encoding (2,3-dihydroxybenzoyl)adenylate synthase: MLDGCVPWPEDLAARYREAGYWRGETLGALLRRWAGEYGDREALVGADGRRRLTYRALDAWCDRLAAGFAARGVAPGDRVLVQLPNTPDFVAVCFALFRLGALPVFALPAYRDNEIRHLAELSGASAYVVPDSFNGFDHRALAVSVRDEIPAITQVFVAGDPGAPDAGCVALADVDADPVELPEPDASDVAFFLLSGGTTALPKLIPRTHDDYAYQTRITGEICGLDASTVYLAVLPVEFNFPWGCPGIIGTLRAGGRVVFAETPQPLACFPLIERERVTLTSVIPTIVHLWLDAVEEGHGHDLSSLEVLQVGSAKLHDELAERIEPLLEVRLQQVFGMAEGLLTFTRYDDPRETVLTTQGRPVSPADEIRVVDADGAEVPDGAVGELLTRGPYTLRGYYRAPEHNATAFTEDGFYRSGDLVRRTPGGEIVIEGRVKDVVIRGGDKVSATEVEGHLAAHPDVQQAAVVAMPDPALGEKVCAYVIAAPGRPAPRLPVLRELLRSRGLAAYKLPDRVEIVDSFPLTGLNKVDKKVLRARIADKLERLAKAAA; encoded by the coding sequence ATGCTGGACGGATGCGTTCCCTGGCCCGAGGACCTGGCCGCGCGCTATCGCGAGGCCGGGTACTGGCGGGGCGAGACGCTCGGTGCGCTGCTGCGGCGGTGGGCCGGCGAGTACGGCGACCGGGAGGCCCTGGTCGGCGCGGACGGACGGCGGCGCCTCACCTACCGGGCCCTGGACGCGTGGTGCGACCGGCTCGCCGCGGGCTTCGCGGCGCGCGGGGTGGCGCCCGGTGACCGGGTCCTGGTGCAGCTGCCGAACACCCCGGACTTCGTGGCGGTCTGTTTCGCGCTGTTCCGCCTGGGCGCCCTCCCGGTGTTCGCGCTGCCCGCCTACCGCGACAACGAGATCCGGCATCTGGCCGAGCTGTCGGGGGCGAGCGCCTACGTCGTGCCGGACAGCTTCAACGGCTTCGACCACCGCGCGCTGGCCGTGTCGGTCCGGGACGAGATCCCCGCGATCACGCAGGTGTTCGTGGCGGGCGATCCGGGCGCCCCGGACGCGGGCTGCGTCGCGCTGGCCGATGTGGACGCCGACCCGGTGGAGCTGCCCGAGCCGGACGCCTCGGACGTCGCGTTCTTCCTGCTGTCGGGCGGCACGACGGCGCTGCCGAAGCTGATCCCGCGCACCCACGACGACTACGCGTACCAGACGCGGATCACCGGGGAGATCTGCGGCCTCGACGCCAGCACGGTCTATCTCGCGGTGCTGCCCGTCGAGTTCAACTTCCCGTGGGGCTGCCCCGGCATCATCGGCACGCTGCGGGCCGGCGGGCGCGTCGTGTTCGCCGAGACGCCGCAGCCGCTGGCCTGTTTCCCGCTGATCGAGCGGGAGCGCGTCACCCTGACGTCGGTGATCCCGACCATCGTCCATCTGTGGCTGGACGCCGTCGAGGAGGGCCACGGGCACGACCTGTCCAGTCTGGAGGTCCTCCAGGTGGGCAGCGCCAAGCTGCACGACGAGCTGGCGGAGCGGATCGAGCCGCTCCTGGAGGTGCGGCTCCAGCAGGTGTTCGGCATGGCCGAGGGCCTGCTGACGTTCACCCGGTACGACGACCCGCGCGAGACGGTTCTGACGACGCAGGGCCGCCCGGTCTCCCCCGCCGACGAGATCCGCGTCGTCGACGCGGACGGCGCGGAGGTCCCGGACGGCGCCGTCGGCGAACTGCTCACCCGGGGCCCGTACACGCTGCGCGGCTACTACCGGGCGCCCGAGCACAACGCCACCGCGTTCACCGAGGACGGCTTCTACCGCAGCGGTGATCTGGTGCGGCGCACGCCCGGCGGCGAGATCGTGATCGAGGGCCGGGTCAAGGACGTCGTGATCCGCGGCGGCGACAAGGTCTCGGCCACCGAGGTCGAGGGCCACCTCGCGGCCCACCCGGACGTGCAGCAGGCGGCGGTGGTGGCGATGCCCGATCCGGCGCTGGGCGAGAAGGTGTGCGCGTACGTGATCGCGGCGCCGGGCCGGCCGGCCCCGCGGCTGCCGGTGCTGCGCGAACTGCTGCGCTCGCGCGGCCTGGCGGCGTACAAGCTGCCCGACCGCGTCGAGATCGTCGACTCCTTCCCGCTGACCGGCCTGAACAAGGTCGACAAGAAGGTGCTGCGGGCGCGGATCGCCGACAAGCTGGAGCGGCTCGCGAAGGCGGCGGCGTGA
- a CDS encoding ScbA/BarX family gamma-butyrolactone biosynthesis protein: MSITTFRTEEIAIDTTIAPARGTEAGRDAAPLTAATAAPSITVPRELVHRTQLCEVLLTDWSRTDDSHFTVAGRWMLDHRMFTNIQGRHDPLIAAETFRQAAILLAHAEFNVPLEHHFLMWDLSVEVSPEGLYTGDDTTAVEIEMSCHDVTWRRGSASSIRYTAVFRRDGQIVATASGTCTCASPAVYRRLRGERLDTPVRPLPLVAPTAPQNVGRTSPMDVVLAPTDDPHSWILRADTRHPVLFDHEVDHIPGMVLLEAARQAMVAELGQNAFLQAMNSEFKRYVELDTPCFLEVDRIAAAEGLEAVRVTGRQGEDVVFAADVTAVRVPAV; encoded by the coding sequence ATGTCCATCACCACGTTCCGCACCGAAGAGATCGCGATCGACACCACCATCGCCCCGGCTCGCGGCACGGAGGCCGGTCGAGACGCGGCCCCCCTCACCGCGGCGACCGCCGCCCCGTCGATCACCGTCCCCCGGGAGCTCGTCCACCGGACCCAGCTCTGCGAGGTACTGCTCACCGACTGGAGCCGCACGGACGACAGCCACTTCACCGTGGCGGGCCGCTGGATGCTCGACCACCGCATGTTCACGAACATCCAGGGCCGACACGACCCCCTGATCGCTGCCGAAACCTTCCGTCAGGCCGCGATCCTGCTCGCGCACGCCGAGTTCAACGTCCCGCTCGAGCACCACTTCCTGATGTGGGACCTCTCCGTCGAGGTCAGCCCGGAGGGCCTGTACACCGGTGACGACACCACGGCCGTGGAGATCGAGATGAGCTGCCACGACGTCACCTGGCGGCGTGGCTCGGCCTCCAGCATCCGGTACACCGCCGTGTTCCGTCGCGACGGGCAGATCGTCGCGACGGCGAGCGGCACCTGCACCTGCGCCTCGCCCGCGGTCTACCGCCGGCTGCGTGGCGAGCGGCTCGACACCCCGGTCCGTCCGCTGCCGCTGGTGGCTCCGACGGCCCCGCAGAACGTGGGCCGGACCTCCCCGATGGATGTCGTCCTGGCCCCCACCGACGACCCGCACAGCTGGATCCTGCGCGCCGACACCCGGCACCCGGTGCTCTTCGACCACGAGGTCGACCACATACCTGGCATGGTGCTGCTCGAGGCCGCCCGGCAGGCCATGGTCGCGGAGCTCGGTCAGAACGCCTTCCTCCAGGCGATGAACAGCGAGTTCAAGCGCTACGTCGAACTGGACACTCCCTGCTTCCTGGAGGTCGATCGCATCGCCGCGGCCGAAGGCCTGGAGGCGGTGCGGGTCACGGGGCGCCAGGGCGAGGACGTCGTGTTCGCGGCGGACGTGACCGCGGTCCGCGTACCGGCCGTGTGA
- a CDS encoding MFS transporter: MHSTQPETTAQRDPRRWVILGVICLAQLVVLLDNTVLNVAIPVLTEDLGATTADVQWMVNAYALVQSGLLLTAGSFADRYGRKLMLMTGLVLFGLGSGAAALAQSSGQLIAARAGMGIGGALLATTTLAVIMQVFEDDERPKAIGLWGAVSSLGFAAGPLLGGVLLDHFWWGSIFLINIPVALFGLVAVARLVPETKNPQGDRPDLVGAVLSTLGMVGVVYAIISGPEHGWGSARVLVPAGIGVIALFVFVRWELRVPHPMLDMSFFRSRRFNGAIAGGLLVALGMAGSLFLLTQHLQLVLGYDALQAGLRTAPLALTIVCLNLAGIGAKLLAKLGAARSIALGMTLLAAGLAAVAVLGSGSDANYSGMLVGLVLMGCGIALAMPAMAVSIMSSIPPAKAGVGAGVQGTLTEFGGGLGVAVLGAVLGSRFAALLPAGVGASGSLAVALADAGDDPGLVRQVHDAFGDAVSTSQLIGAAAVFAGGLLAGTLLHLADRAAATQEQAPAATEAPAAAG, from the coding sequence TTGCACAGCACCCAGCCGGAGACAACGGCACAACGCGATCCGCGGCGCTGGGTCATCCTGGGGGTGATCTGCCTGGCCCAACTCGTCGTCCTGCTCGACAACACCGTCCTCAACGTCGCCATCCCGGTGCTCACCGAGGACCTGGGCGCGACCACCGCCGACGTCCAGTGGATGGTCAACGCCTACGCGCTCGTGCAGTCCGGACTCCTGCTCACCGCGGGCAGCTTCGCCGACCGCTACGGCCGCAAGCTGATGCTCATGACCGGACTCGTCCTGTTCGGCCTCGGATCCGGCGCCGCCGCCCTGGCCCAGTCCTCCGGGCAGCTCATCGCCGCCCGCGCCGGCATGGGCATCGGCGGCGCCCTGCTCGCCACCACCACCCTCGCCGTGATCATGCAGGTCTTCGAGGACGACGAGCGGCCCAAGGCCATCGGCCTGTGGGGCGCCGTCAGTTCGCTCGGCTTCGCCGCGGGACCGCTGCTCGGTGGTGTCCTGCTCGACCACTTCTGGTGGGGATCCATCTTCCTCATCAACATCCCCGTCGCCCTGTTCGGCCTGGTGGCCGTCGCCCGTCTCGTGCCCGAGACCAAGAACCCGCAGGGCGACCGGCCCGACCTCGTCGGCGCGGTGCTGTCCACGCTCGGCATGGTGGGCGTCGTCTACGCGATCATCTCCGGGCCCGAGCACGGCTGGGGCTCCGCCCGCGTCCTGGTGCCGGCCGGTATCGGCGTGATCGCCCTGTTCGTCTTCGTGCGCTGGGAACTGCGGGTGCCGCACCCGATGCTGGACATGAGCTTCTTCCGCAGCCGCCGCTTCAACGGGGCGATCGCGGGCGGCCTGCTCGTGGCCCTCGGCATGGCCGGCTCGCTGTTCCTGCTGACCCAGCACCTCCAGCTCGTCCTCGGCTACGACGCCCTGCAGGCCGGGCTGCGCACCGCGCCGCTCGCCCTGACCATCGTCTGCCTCAACCTCGCGGGCATCGGCGCCAAGCTCCTCGCCAAGCTCGGCGCGGCACGCTCCATCGCGCTCGGGATGACGCTCCTCGCGGCCGGTCTCGCGGCGGTCGCCGTGCTCGGCTCGGGCTCCGACGCGAACTACAGCGGCATGCTCGTCGGACTCGTCCTGATGGGCTGCGGCATCGCGCTCGCCATGCCCGCCATGGCCGTCTCGATCATGTCGTCGATCCCGCCGGCCAAGGCCGGTGTCGGCGCGGGCGTCCAGGGCACGCTGACCGAGTTCGGCGGCGGGCTCGGCGTCGCCGTGCTCGGTGCCGTGCTCGGCTCCCGGTTCGCGGCGCTGCTCCCGGCCGGTGTCGGTGCCTCCGGGTCGCTGGCCGTGGCCCTCGCGGACGCCGGTGACGACCCGGGCCTCGTCCGGCAGGTCCACGACGCGTTCGGGGACGCGGTGAGCACCAGTCAGCTCATCGGCGCCGCCGCCGTGTTCGCGGGCGGCCTCCTCGCCGGCACCCTGCTGCACCTCGCCGACCGGGCCGCCGCCACGCAGGAGCAGGCGCCCGCCGCCACGGAGGCTCCGGCGGCCGCCGGATAG
- a CDS encoding acyl-CoA carboxylase subunit beta, with product MTTALERLADEPADARGRVAELHAIREQALAGPSEKATEAQHAKGKLTARERIALLLDEGSFNEVEQLRRHRAVGFGLEAKKPFTDGVITGWGTVEGRTVFVYAHDFRIFGGALGEAHATKIHKIMDMAIAAGAPLVSLNDGAGARIQEGVSALAGYGGIFQRNTRASGVIPQISVMLGPCAGGAAYSPALTDFVFMVRETSQMFITGPDVVKAVTGEEITQNGLGGADVHAETSGVSHFAYDDEETCIAEVRYLLSMLPQNNRENPPTVASDDPADRRSEVLLDLVPADGNRPYDMTKVIEELVDDGDYLEIHERWARNIICALARLDGQVVGIVANQPQSLAGVLDIEASEKAARFVQMCDAFNIPLVTLLDVPGFLPGVDQEHGGIIRHGAKLLFAYCNATVPRVSLILRKAYGGAYIVMESQSIGADLTYAWPTNEIAVMGAEGAANVIFRRQIADAEDPEAMRARMVKEYKSELMHPYYAAERGLVDDVIDPAETREVLIKSLAMLRTKHADLPSRKHGNPPQ from the coding sequence ATGACGACTGCCCTCGAGCGGCTTGCCGACGAGCCCGCCGACGCGCGTGGGCGCGTGGCGGAGCTGCACGCGATCCGTGAGCAGGCTCTGGCCGGCCCGAGCGAGAAGGCGACCGAGGCGCAGCACGCCAAGGGGAAGCTGACGGCTCGGGAGCGGATCGCGCTGCTGCTGGACGAGGGTTCGTTCAACGAGGTCGAGCAGCTGCGCCGGCACCGCGCGGTCGGTTTCGGCCTGGAGGCGAAGAAGCCGTTCACGGACGGTGTGATCACCGGCTGGGGCACGGTCGAGGGCCGCACGGTGTTCGTGTACGCGCACGACTTCCGGATCTTCGGCGGTGCGCTGGGCGAGGCCCACGCGACGAAGATCCACAAGATCATGGACATGGCCATCGCGGCCGGTGCCCCGCTGGTCTCCCTGAACGACGGCGCGGGCGCCCGCATCCAGGAGGGCGTCTCCGCGCTCGCCGGCTACGGCGGCATCTTCCAGCGCAACACCCGCGCCTCGGGTGTCATCCCGCAGATCTCCGTGATGCTCGGCCCGTGCGCGGGTGGCGCCGCCTACAGCCCGGCGCTCACCGACTTCGTGTTCATGGTCCGTGAGACCTCGCAGATGTTCATCACGGGTCCGGACGTGGTGAAGGCGGTCACCGGCGAGGAGATCACCCAGAACGGGCTGGGAGGCGCGGACGTGCACGCCGAGACCTCCGGCGTCTCCCACTTCGCGTACGACGACGAGGAGACCTGCATCGCCGAGGTGCGCTACCTCCTGTCGATGCTCCCGCAGAACAACCGCGAGAACCCCCCGACCGTCGCCTCCGACGACCCCGCCGACCGCCGCTCCGAGGTCCTCCTCGACCTCGTCCCGGCCGACGGCAACCGCCCCTACGACATGACCAAGGTCATCGAGGAACTCGTCGACGACGGCGACTACCTCGAGATCCACGAGCGCTGGGCCCGCAACATCATCTGCGCCCTGGCCCGCCTCGACGGCCAGGTCGTCGGCATCGTCGCCAACCAGCCGCAGTCGCTGGCCGGCGTCCTGGACATCGAGGCGAGCGAAAAAGCTGCCCGCTTCGTCCAGATGTGCGATGCCTTCAACATCCCTCTGGTGACCCTCCTCGACGTCCCGGGGTTCCTTCCCGGTGTCGACCAGGAGCACGGCGGGATCATCCGGCACGGAGCCAAACTCCTCTTCGCCTACTGCAACGCGACCGTGCCGAGGGTCTCCCTCATCCTCAGGAAGGCGTACGGCGGCGCGTACATCGTCATGGAGTCGCAGTCCATCGGCGCCGACCTCACGTATGCCTGGCCGACGAACGAGATCGCGGTGATGGGCGCGGAGGGCGCGGCCAACGTGATCTTCCGCCGGCAGATCGCGGACGCCGAGGACCCCGAGGCCATGCGGGCCCGCATGGTCAAGGAGTACAAGTCCGAGCTCATGCACCCCTACTACGCGGCCGAGCGCGGACTGGTCGACGACGTCATCGACCCCGCCGAGACCCGCGAGGTCCTCATCAAGTCCCTGGCGATGCTCCGCACCAAGCACGCCGATCTGCCGTCCCGCAAGCACGGCAACCCGCCGCAGTAA
- a CDS encoding ScbR family autoregulator-binding transcription factor: protein MAKQERALRTREALVNSAAEVFDCEGFSVASLTTISSRAGVSNGALHFHFASKAALADAVEEAAERRLDQVTQRGTEDPNALQCLVDATHDLARGLREDVVLRAGFCLSSDQSYAGERDLRVEWRRWVEGVLKRADGDGTLTESVPAQDVMLAVVAATVGFEVLGARDATWLSYRTLTRFWQLLLPRLAAPATLDTLRAEGVHGPRAGNAARIGHQGREP, encoded by the coding sequence ATGGCAAAACAAGAACGTGCCCTGCGCACACGCGAGGCACTGGTCAACTCCGCCGCCGAGGTCTTCGACTGCGAAGGCTTCAGCGTCGCCTCCCTGACCACCATCAGCAGCAGGGCCGGGGTGAGCAACGGAGCGCTGCACTTCCACTTCGCCAGCAAGGCCGCACTCGCCGACGCCGTCGAAGAGGCGGCCGAGCGGCGCCTCGACCAGGTCACCCAGCGCGGAACGGAGGACCCCAACGCCCTGCAGTGCCTCGTGGACGCCACCCACGACCTGGCCCGCGGGCTGCGCGAGGACGTCGTCCTGCGGGCCGGTTTCTGCCTGAGCAGCGACCAGTCCTACGCCGGCGAGCGCGACCTGCGGGTCGAATGGCGCCGCTGGGTCGAGGGCGTTCTCAAGCGCGCCGACGGCGACGGCACGCTCACCGAGAGCGTGCCCGCGCAGGACGTGATGCTCGCCGTCGTCGCCGCGACCGTGGGCTTCGAGGTGCTCGGAGCGCGGGACGCCACCTGGCTCTCGTACCGCACCCTCACCCGCTTCTGGCAGTTGCTGCTGCCCAGACTCGCCGCGCCGGCCACGCTCGACACCCTCAGAGCGGAGGGCGTGCACGGCCCACGCGCCGGGAACGCCGCCCGGATCGGGCACCAGGGCAGGGAGCCCTGA
- a CDS encoding ornithine cyclodeaminase family protein, with protein sequence MPSAAEKWENPMETWVLSRDDIADVVTAVGRDALMRRVVDRLAEGFADVGRGARELSPLRDGFERAEPVQGIFEWMPHRDPGDSITLKTVGYSPANPHHFGLPTIIGTVARYDDSTGALTALMDGVLLTAIRTGAAAAVASRLLAAPDSRVLGLVGAGAQAVTQLHALSLEFPLERVLVWDTDRAHRESFARRAAFTGLDVEIADPARIVAEADIVSTATSVAVGAGPVLPDGPHREHLHINAIGADLVGKTELPLSLLRRAFVTADHPEQAHREGECQRLAPHQTGPGLTLLAAEPALAHEQRGALTVFDSTGFALEDALAMEVFLQVAAEHGLGSRIQIEHHPADALDPYALQPAPTPAGR encoded by the coding sequence ATGCCGAGCGCGGCCGAGAAATGGGAGAACCCGATGGAGACCTGGGTCCTGAGCAGGGACGACATCGCGGACGTCGTGACCGCGGTCGGACGCGACGCCCTCATGCGCCGGGTCGTCGACCGGCTCGCCGAAGGCTTCGCCGACGTCGGACGCGGCGCCCGTGAACTGTCCCCGCTGCGCGACGGGTTCGAGCGCGCGGAGCCGGTGCAGGGCATCTTCGAATGGATGCCGCACCGCGACCCGGGCGACAGCATCACCCTCAAGACCGTCGGCTACAGCCCGGCCAACCCCCACCACTTCGGGCTGCCCACCATCATCGGCACCGTCGCCCGCTACGACGACAGCACCGGCGCGCTGACCGCCCTCATGGACGGGGTGCTCCTCACCGCGATCCGCACCGGCGCCGCCGCGGCCGTCGCCAGCCGGCTGCTCGCCGCGCCCGACAGCCGGGTGCTCGGCCTCGTCGGCGCCGGCGCCCAGGCCGTGACCCAGCTCCACGCCCTGTCCCTGGAGTTCCCGCTGGAGCGGGTCCTCGTGTGGGACACCGACCGCGCCCACCGCGAGAGCTTCGCGCGCCGTGCCGCCTTCACCGGCCTCGACGTGGAGATCGCCGACCCCGCGCGGATCGTCGCCGAGGCGGACATCGTCTCCACGGCCACCTCGGTGGCCGTCGGCGCGGGCCCCGTACTGCCCGACGGGCCGCACCGCGAGCACCTGCACATCAACGCGATCGGCGCCGACCTCGTCGGCAAGACCGAACTGCCCCTGTCGCTGCTGCGCCGGGCGTTCGTCACCGCCGACCACCCCGAGCAGGCCCACCGCGAGGGGGAGTGCCAGCGGCTCGCACCGCACCAGACCGGACCGGGGCTGACCCTGCTGGCGGCCGAACCGGCCCTGGCCCACGAGCAGCGCGGCGCGCTGACCGTGTTCGACTCCACGGGATTCGCCCTCGAGGACGCGCTGGCCATGGAGGTGTTCCTCCAGGTGGCCGCCGAGCACGGTCTCGGCAGCCGCATTCAGATCGAGCACCACCCCGCCGACGCCCTCGACCCGTACGCGCTCCAGCCGGCCCCCACCCCGGCCGGCCGCTGA